A window of the Leishmania infantum JPCM5 genome chromosome 18 genome harbors these coding sequences:
- a CDS encoding putative ethanolamine phosphotransferase: MQSWISPAAPPGTPSLSAEPSIMAEYVFFPFYDYVVQFYPQSWVPNKVTLVGIFSTISASVLLLSSMPAGLQFQPGRMQLLPASLVEDVAMLRMPPLSLTEMTPILPFISPTLMLILCGSLNLLYCVADNTDGRLARRDKKTSVIGEYLDHGLDCVTSLLSTCCVFALLGSLCNMVTSVCLIAFVTVLSHTLHFEKNIFIWGNRIATVDEAMILFGVCMWLPLICPAVSTATVPGWILENVFGPDSSWTAYLRRLRMIELLYVFCSVAQTHTIFSMVRQCWSMLCRIHVIFSVLNSALLVLLMGVHSERIAAAAPVTSVPGYTLGPFTYPALWIITIACTSSTIIHIPIVARCARLPTTDPLPLAGVMLVWFAFVSCPVAGAVLAVVLHVVQLLLNVDFIQRHARGKGAE; this comes from the coding sequence ATGCAGAGCTGGATCTCccccgcggcgccgcccggGACGCCCAGCCTTTCAGCCGAACCCAGCATCATGGCCGAGTACGTCTTCTTTCCCTTTTACGACTACGTCGTGCAGTTCTACCCACAGTCGTGGGTGCCTAACAAGGTCACCTTGGTTGGTATCTTCTCCACCATCTCCGCGTCCGTTCTGCTTCTCAGCTCCATGCCGGCGGGGTTGCAGTTCCAGCCCGGCAggatgcagctgctgcccgcCTCCCTCGTCGAGGACGTGGCGATGCTGCGAatgccaccgctgtcgctgaCAGAGATGACGCCGATCCTGCCGTTCATATCGCCTACCCTCATGCTCATCCTGTGCGGGTCGCTAAACCTACTCTACTGCGTTGCCGACAACACGgacggccgcctcgctcgtCGCGACAAGAAGACCAGCGTCATTGGCGAGTATCTTGATCACGGGCTCGACTGTGTTACGTCACTCCTGTCGACGTGCTGCGTCTTCGCGCTGCTCGGGTCACTCTGCAACATGGTCACCTCTGTTTGCCTCATCGCCTTCGTCACGGTGCTCTCCCACACGCTGCACTTCGAGAAGAACATTTTTATATGGGGCAACCGAATCGCCACCGTCGATGAGGCGATGATCCTCTTcggtgtgtgcatgtggtTGCCGCTCATATGCCCAGCGgtgagcaccgccacggtgcCCGGGTGGATCCTCGAGAACGTATTTGGTCCGGACAGCAGTTGGACCGCCTAtctgcgccggctgcgcatGATCGAGCTCCTCTACGTCTTCTGCAGCGTGGCGCAGACGCATACGATCTTCAGCATGGTGAGGCAATGCTGGAGCATGCTGTGCCGCATCCACGTCATCTTCAGCGTGTTGAACAGTGCtctgcttgtgctgctgatggGGGTGCACAGCGAGCgcattgccgccgccgcgcccgtCACGTCGGTGCCTGGGTACACACTGGGGCCCTTCACGTACCCTGCTCTGTGGATCATTACAATCGCCTGTACCTCGAGCACAATCATCCACATCCCCATCGTGGCACGCTGCGCTCGCCTGCCTACCACGGACCCGCTGCCTCTGGCGGGTGTGATGTTGGTGTGGTTCGCCTTTGTTTCCTGTCCAGTTGCTGGTGCCGTTCTCGCTGTGGTCCTCCACGTTGTGCAGCTGTTGCTGAACGTGGATTTCATCcagcggcacgcgcgtgGAAAAGGTGCGGAGTAA